A single region of the Triticum dicoccoides isolate Atlit2015 ecotype Zavitan chromosome 2B, WEW_v2.0, whole genome shotgun sequence genome encodes:
- the LOC119363997 gene encoding tRNA (adenine(58)-N(1))-methyltransferase catalytic subunit trmt61a-like gives MMVPLDPCNKPTSQRRITEGDTVVVYERHDSMRAVTVSAAGVLQNRFGVFRHADWLGRHFGSKVFSSGGVGGKGGRKAGGGFVHLLAPTPVLWTLVLSHRTQILYIADISLVVAYLELVPGCVVLESGTGSGSLTTSLARAVAPHGRVYTFDFHDQRADSAREDFEKNGLSSLITVAVRDIQGEGFPDEYSGAADGVFLDLPQPWLAIPSAGTMLRQDGVLCSFSPCIEQVQRACETMRSCFTDIRTFEILLRTYEVHEGALKSATANEASSEGSSLPGKKRKIRSAGEALDSTQTSSVIARPCSTARGHTGYLTFARKSVHGSQTGATEVCPTS, from the exons ATGATGGTTCCACTCGATCCATGCAACAAGCCCACCTCGCAGCGCCGCATCACGGAGGGCGACACCGTCGTGGTGTACGAACGGCACGACTCGATGCGCGCAGTCACCGTCAGCGCCGCCGGCGTACTGCAGAACCGATTCGGCGTCTTCCGCCACGCCGACTGGCTCGGCCGCCACTTCGGATCCAAGGTATTCAGCAGCGGCGGTGTCGGGGGCAAGGGCGGTCGCAAGGCCGGCGGCGGGTTCGTCCACCTCCTCGCGCCCACCCCGGTGCTTTGGACGCTTGTGCTCAGCCACCGGACACAGATCCTCTACATTGCCGATATCAGCCTCGTGGTTGCCTACCTCGAGCTCGTCCCTGGGTGCGTCGTGCTGGAGTCCGGGACGGGCAGCGGTTCGCTCACCACCTCTCTGGCCCGCGCCGTCGCGCCGCATGGGCGCGTGTACACGTTTGATTTCCACGACCAGAGGGCAGACTCGGCAAG GGAAGATTTTGAGAAGAATGGCCTAAGCAGCCTTATTACAGTTGCTGTTCGGGACATACAAGGAGAAGGATTCCCAGATGAGTACTCTGGAGCTGCTGATGGTGTGTTCCTGGACTTACCCCAGCCTTGGTTGGCAATACCGTCAGCTGGTACAATGCTACGACAAGATGGTGTTCTATGCTCCTTTTCACCTTGCATTGAACAAGTACAGCGTGCTTGCGAAACTATGAGGTCTTGTTTCACAG ATATTAGAACTTTTGAAATTCTTCTTCGCACCTATGAAGTACATGAAGGTGCTCTGAAGAGTGCAACCGCCAACGAAGCCTCTAGCGAGGGTTCTTCACTTCCTGGGAAGAAACGGAAAATTCGGTCAGCTGGAGAAGCCTTAGACAGCACTCAGACATCCTCTGTTATTGCTAGGCCTTGCAGCACAGCTAGAGGACACACTGGCTACTTGACGTTTGCAAGGAAAAGTGTGCATGGGAGCCAAACTGGGGCCACTGAAGTTTGCCCCACATCTTAG